In Halorussus limi, a genomic segment contains:
- a CDS encoding formate/nitrite transporter family protein, translating into MSSDSDPSPTSYREILGLEIEEGLSQLQRSNTGLMLSGLSAGLDIGFGPFLMAVVFTMSSGAFSDPLTGLLVANAYAVGFIFVVLGRSELFTEHTSLAVVPVLNGQASVTELARLWGIIYVSNLAGGALFSLLAVQVGPELATVEMSAFGEIAHGLVKYSWSTTVLAAVLAGWLMGLMTWLVAAGQNTISQAFFVWLVAAVIGLAHLPHSIAGSVEVMLGMFARQGITVLDFAHFLLWSTVGNVIGGSVFVGLLKYGHGIRGGTDPEDIDVDVEEETADQKSG; encoded by the coding sequence ATGAGTAGCGACAGCGACCCGTCACCGACGTCCTATCGGGAGATTCTGGGCCTCGAGATCGAGGAGGGGCTGAGCCAGTTACAGCGCTCGAACACCGGACTGATGCTATCGGGACTCTCGGCCGGATTGGACATCGGCTTCGGTCCCTTCCTGATGGCGGTCGTTTTCACGATGAGTTCCGGCGCGTTCTCCGACCCCCTGACGGGACTGCTGGTGGCGAACGCGTACGCCGTCGGCTTCATCTTCGTCGTCCTCGGCCGGTCGGAACTGTTCACCGAACACACGTCGCTCGCGGTCGTGCCGGTCCTCAACGGACAGGCGTCCGTGACCGAACTCGCCCGACTGTGGGGCATCATCTACGTCTCGAACCTCGCCGGCGGGGCGCTGTTCTCGCTCCTCGCGGTTCAGGTCGGACCGGAGTTAGCGACCGTCGAGATGTCGGCCTTCGGCGAAATCGCCCACGGACTGGTGAAGTACTCGTGGTCCACCACCGTGCTGGCGGCCGTCCTCGCCGGATGGCTGATGGGACTGATGACGTGGCTGGTCGCCGCCGGACAGAACACCATCAGTCAGGCGTTCTTCGTGTGGTTGGTCGCGGCGGTCATCGGGTTGGCCCACCTCCCCCACTCCATCGCGGGGAGCGTCGAGGTCATGCTCGGCATGTTCGCCCGGCAGGGTATCACCGTCCTCGATTTCGCGCACTTCCTGCTGTGGTCCACTGTGGGCAACGTAATCGGCGGGTCCGTCTTCGTCGGCCTGCTCAAGTACGGCCACGGCATCCGCGGCGGGACCGACCCCGAGGATATCGACGTGGACGTCGAAGAGGAAACCGCCGACCAGAAGTCGGGGTGA
- a CDS encoding ABC transporter permease subunit, which translates to MFEVAAYESERRIRGALVLAVLLALLSALFVALFPSIASSGADLDAYMESLPPAMQAAFGATGAFSIATIEGFLAVELYQFFWVLLLGIYTAYVAGGLVAGDVERGRMDVLLAAPVTRRRVVVEKFASLIPVVVAVNLVVGAAVYAAVLAVGETIPVADLVAVHLLSIPYLLACGGIGLLLSVVVDDSDVAKRGGLGSIFGLFLLETVSQSADVGWLGAVSPTRYYDPTAILVGGEYDWAGALVLLAETAALVAVSAWWFRRRDV; encoded by the coding sequence ATGTTTGAGGTCGCCGCCTACGAGTCCGAGCGCCGGATTCGGGGTGCGCTCGTCTTGGCGGTCCTGCTCGCCCTGCTGTCCGCGCTCTTCGTCGCGCTGTTCCCGTCCATCGCCAGTTCGGGCGCGGACCTGGACGCCTACATGGAGAGCCTACCGCCCGCGATGCAGGCCGCGTTCGGCGCGACCGGCGCGTTCTCCATCGCCACCATCGAGGGCTTTCTCGCGGTCGAACTCTACCAGTTCTTCTGGGTGCTGCTGTTGGGAATCTACACGGCTTACGTCGCGGGCGGCCTCGTGGCGGGCGACGTCGAGCGCGGCCGGATGGACGTGTTGCTCGCCGCGCCCGTCACCCGGCGGCGCGTCGTGGTCGAGAAGTTCGCCTCCCTGATTCCGGTCGTGGTCGCGGTCAATCTCGTCGTCGGCGCGGCGGTGTACGCCGCCGTTCTCGCCGTCGGCGAGACGATTCCTGTCGCCGACCTCGTCGCGGTCCACCTGCTGTCGATTCCGTACCTGCTCGCGTGCGGCGGCATCGGCCTGCTGCTGTCGGTCGTCGTGGACGACTCGGACGTCGCCAAGCGCGGCGGTCTGGGGTCCATCTTCGGCCTGTTCCTGCTGGAGACTGTCAGCCAGTCGGCCGACGTGGGATGGTTGGGCGCAGTTAGCCCGACCCGCTACTACGACCCGACCGCGATACTGGTCGGCGGCGAGTACGACTGGGCGGGCGCGCTCGTCCTGCTGGCCGAGACCGCGGCGCTCGTCGCGGTCAGCGCGTGGTGGTTCCGGAGGCGAGACGTCTGA
- a CDS encoding ABC transporter ATP-binding protein, with amino-acid sequence MSAIETTGLTKYYGDTRGIDDLSFSVAEGEVFGFLGPNGAGKTTTIRTLLGFVAPTGGSATLLGRDVTDEAALVEAKRHVGYLPSNPGLDEGVTGRRLIRYHAALKGDERSDELLERFDPPVEREVGDYSTGNKQKLALVLAFMHDPDLVIMDEPTSGLDPLMQERLYEFIEDERSRGTTFFFSSHVLSEVRKVCDRVGIVRDGRLVAMEDVEELLDRSGKRVRVAVEEALDPADFEIAGVHDLDAGDGDASFMFTGEYDALLDHLREYTVRDLEIEEAPLEDVFMKFYDHAPAERPASSPPTETAASAGGETDV; translated from the coding sequence ATGAGCGCCATCGAGACCACCGGCCTGACGAAGTACTACGGCGACACTCGGGGCATCGACGACCTCTCGTTCTCGGTCGCGGAGGGCGAGGTGTTCGGCTTCCTCGGTCCGAACGGCGCGGGCAAGACCACGACCATCCGGACTCTGCTGGGGTTCGTCGCCCCGACCGGCGGGTCCGCGACCCTGCTCGGCCGAGACGTGACCGACGAGGCGGCGCTCGTCGAGGCCAAGCGTCACGTCGGCTACCTGCCGAGCAACCCGGGCTTGGACGAGGGCGTCACCGGGCGGCGACTGATTCGGTACCACGCCGCCCTGAAGGGCGACGAGCGGAGCGACGAACTGCTCGAACGCTTCGACCCGCCCGTCGAGCGAGAGGTCGGCGACTACTCGACCGGGAACAAGCAGAAACTCGCGCTCGTGCTGGCGTTCATGCACGACCCCGACCTCGTAATCATGGACGAACCTACCTCGGGGTTGGACCCGCTGATGCAGGAGCGCCTCTACGAGTTCATCGAGGACGAGCGGTCCCGCGGGACGACGTTCTTCTTCTCCAGCCACGTCCTGAGCGAGGTCCGGAAGGTCTGTGACCGCGTGGGCATCGTTCGGGACGGCCGACTCGTCGCGATGGAGGACGTCGAGGAACTGCTCGACCGGTCCGGCAAGCGCGTCCGCGTCGCCGTCGAGGAGGCGCTCGACCCCGCTGACTTCGAAATCGCGGGCGTCCACGACCTCGACGCGGGCGACGGCGACGCCTCGTTCATGTTCACCGGCGAGTACGACGCCCTGCTCGACCACCTCCGCGAGTACACGGTTCGGGACCTCGAAATCGAGGAAGCGCCGCTCGAAGACGTGTTCATGAAGTTCTACGACCACGCCCCGGCGGAGCGGCCAGCGAGTTCCCCGCCGACGGAGACGGCCGCGTCCGCTGGAGGCGAGACCGATGTTTGA
- a CDS encoding phosphoglycerol geranylgeranyltransferase yields the protein MSTSWTEWDHIVKLDPDKTLAEGETFEDVCRTGTDALEIGGTLDVTTEKMQRVIDACAKYDVPLYQEPSNPAVVVDDDDLDGYLVPVVLNAGAVSWITGAHKEWVRMDDVDWERTTTEAYIILNPDASVAELTEADCDQSPEEVAAYAEVAEEMFGQEIVYVEYSGTFGDPDVVEAAADALDEATLFYGGGIRDYDSAYTMAQHADTVVVGDLVHDEGCEAVRETVEGAKDAKKTPAESA from the coding sequence ATGAGTACATCGTGGACCGAGTGGGACCACATCGTCAAGTTGGACCCGGACAAGACGCTCGCCGAGGGCGAGACCTTCGAGGACGTGTGCCGGACCGGCACCGACGCCCTCGAAATCGGCGGCACCCTCGACGTGACCACCGAGAAGATGCAGCGGGTCATCGACGCCTGTGCGAAGTACGACGTGCCGCTATATCAGGAACCGAGCAACCCCGCGGTCGTGGTCGACGACGACGACCTCGACGGCTACCTCGTGCCGGTCGTGCTGAACGCCGGAGCGGTGTCGTGGATTACCGGCGCGCACAAGGAGTGGGTCAGGATGGACGACGTGGACTGGGAACGCACGACGACCGAGGCGTACATCATCCTCAACCCCGACGCCAGCGTCGCCGAACTCACCGAGGCCGACTGCGACCAGTCGCCCGAGGAGGTGGCGGCCTACGCCGAGGTCGCCGAGGAGATGTTCGGGCAGGAAATCGTCTACGTCGAGTACTCGGGCACCTTCGGCGACCCCGACGTGGTCGAGGCGGCCGCTGACGCGCTGGACGAGGCGACCCTCTTCTACGGCGGCGGCATCCGCGACTACGATTCCGCGTACACGATGGCCCAACACGCCGACACCGTGGTCGTCGGCGACCTCGTCCACGACGAGGGCTGTGAGGCCGTCCGCGAGACCGTCGAGGGCGCGAAGGACGCCAAGAAGACGCCCGCAGAATCGGCCTGA
- a CDS encoding DNA topoisomerase I: MELIITEKDNAARRIADILSGESAEAERKNGVNVYKWGGRRCIGLSGHVVGVDFPDEYNDWRDVEPVELIDAPIEKKATKENIVSTLRVLARKADTVTIATDYDREGELIGKEAWELVRDVNDEVPIRRVRFSSITENEVTDAFENPDDLDFDLAAAGEARQEIDLIWGAALTRFLSLSSRQLGDDFISVGRVQSPTLKLIVDREREIEAFDPEDYWELFADLLKETDDETTEFESQYFYRDEDDNEAERVWDEETAEAVFEALDSAAAATVERVNRRTRTDDPPAPFNTTQFIRAAGSLGYSAQQAMSIAEDLYTAGYMTYPRTDNTVYPDDLDPEELLDAFSGDYHFGDDADDLLDLDDLEPTEGDEETTDHPPIHPTEDIPTKGELSDDEWEIYELVVRRFFATVAESATWEHLKVVAGVDEHKLKSNGKRLVKEGYHAVYPYFNTSENYVPDVTEGEELAVTEARIEDKQTQPPRRYGQSRLIETMEKMGIGTKSTRHNTIEKLYDRGYVEGDPPRPTQLADAVVTAAEEFAELVVSEEMTRELEEDMTAIAEGEADLSEVADESREYLQQVFDELRDSREEVADLLQESLKADKKLGPCPESDHELLVRQSRNGSYFVGCDGYPDCEYTLPLPNTGKPLILDEECEDHGLRHVKMLAGRQTFVHGCPLCKAEEAEEQEDEVIGVCPDCGEEHGGELAIKHLQNGSRLVGCTRYPDCDYSLPLPRRGDIEVTDERCEEHDLPELVVHNGDEPWELGCPICNYREFQARESESGSDLESLDGIGSKTAEKLSEAGIESIDDLKSAEVETVASEVQGVSEDRLRGWQAKAD; this comes from the coding sequence ATGGAGCTGATAATCACCGAGAAGGACAACGCGGCCAGACGCATCGCCGACATACTGAGCGGCGAGTCCGCCGAGGCCGAGCGCAAGAACGGCGTCAACGTCTACAAGTGGGGCGGGCGACGGTGCATCGGCCTGTCGGGCCACGTGGTGGGCGTGGACTTCCCCGACGAGTACAACGACTGGCGCGACGTGGAACCGGTCGAACTCATCGACGCGCCCATCGAGAAGAAGGCCACGAAGGAGAACATCGTCTCTACCCTGCGAGTGCTGGCCCGGAAGGCAGACACCGTGACCATCGCGACGGACTACGACCGCGAGGGCGAACTCATCGGCAAGGAGGCGTGGGAACTCGTCCGCGACGTGAACGACGAGGTGCCGATTCGCCGGGTCCGGTTCTCCTCCATCACGGAGAACGAGGTCACCGACGCCTTCGAGAACCCCGACGACTTGGACTTCGACCTCGCGGCCGCGGGCGAAGCGCGCCAGGAGATAGACCTCATCTGGGGCGCGGCCCTGACGCGGTTCCTCTCGCTGTCCTCTCGCCAGTTGGGCGACGACTTCATCTCGGTCGGACGGGTGCAGTCGCCGACCCTCAAACTCATCGTGGACCGCGAGCGCGAAATCGAGGCGTTCGACCCCGAAGACTACTGGGAACTGTTCGCCGACCTGTTGAAGGAGACCGACGACGAGACGACCGAGTTCGAGTCCCAGTACTTCTACCGCGACGAGGACGACAACGAGGCCGAACGCGTCTGGGACGAGGAGACCGCCGAGGCCGTCTTCGAGGCGCTCGACTCGGCCGCGGCCGCGACCGTCGAACGCGTCAACCGGCGGACCCGGACCGACGACCCGCCCGCGCCGTTCAACACCACCCAGTTCATCCGGGCCGCCGGGAGTCTGGGCTACTCGGCCCAGCAGGCCATGAGCATCGCCGAGGACCTCTACACCGCCGGGTACATGACCTACCCCCGGACCGACAACACGGTCTACCCCGACGACTTGGACCCCGAGGAGTTGCTCGACGCGTTCTCGGGCGACTATCACTTCGGCGACGACGCCGACGACCTGCTCGACCTCGACGACCTCGAACCGACCGAGGGCGACGAGGAGACCACCGACCACCCGCCGATTCACCCGACCGAGGACATCCCGACCAAGGGCGAGTTGAGCGACGACGAGTGGGAGATATACGAACTCGTCGTCCGGCGCTTCTTCGCCACGGTGGCCGAGTCCGCGACGTGGGAACACCTCAAAGTCGTCGCGGGCGTGGACGAGCACAAACTCAAGTCCAACGGCAAGCGCCTCGTGAAAGAGGGCTACCACGCGGTCTACCCCTACTTCAACACCTCCGAGAACTACGTCCCCGACGTGACCGAGGGCGAGGAGTTGGCGGTCACGGAGGCCCGCATCGAGGACAAGCAGACCCAACCGCCCCGCCGGTACGGCCAGTCGCGACTCATCGAGACGATGGAGAAGATGGGCATCGGGACGAAGTCGACTCGCCACAACACCATCGAGAAACTCTACGACCGGGGCTACGTCGAGGGCGACCCGCCCCGACCCACGCAACTGGCCGACGCCGTGGTCACGGCCGCCGAGGAGTTCGCTGAACTCGTGGTCAGCGAGGAGATGACCCGGGAGTTGGAGGAAGACATGACCGCCATCGCGGAGGGCGAGGCCGACCTGAGCGAGGTGGCCGACGAGTCCCGCGAGTACCTCCAGCAGGTGTTCGACGAGTTGCGCGACTCCCGCGAAGAGGTCGCCGACCTGTTGCAGGAGTCGCTGAAGGCCGACAAGAAACTCGGCCCCTGCCCCGAGTCGGACCACGAACTGCTGGTCCGCCAGAGCCGAAACGGCTCGTACTTCGTCGGGTGTGACGGCTACCCCGACTGCGAGTACACCCTGCCGCTCCCGAACACGGGCAAGCCCCTGATTCTCGACGAGGAGTGCGAGGACCACGGTCTGCGCCACGTCAAGATGCTCGCCGGGCGCCAGACGTTCGTCCACGGCTGTCCGCTCTGCAAGGCCGAGGAGGCCGAGGAGCAGGAGGACGAAGTCATCGGCGTCTGTCCCGACTGCGGCGAGGAACACGGCGGAGAACTCGCCATCAAACACCTCCAGAACGGTTCGCGACTCGTCGGCTGTACCCGGTATCCCGACTGCGACTACTCGCTCCCGCTCCCGCGGCGGGGCGACATCGAAGTCACCGACGAGCGCTGCGAGGAACACGACCTGCCGGAACTCGTCGTCCACAACGGCGACGAACCGTGGGAACTGGGCTGTCCCATCTGTAACTACCGGGAGTTTCAGGCCCGCGAGAGCGAGTCGGGCAGCGACCTCGAATCGCTCGACGGCATCGGGTCGAAGACCGCCGAGAAGCTCTCTGAGGCGGGCATCGAGAGCATCGACGACCTGAAATCCGCGGAGGTCGAGACGGTGGCCTCCGAGGTACAGGGCGTCAGCGAGGACAGACTGAGAGGCTGGCAGGCGAAAGCCGACTAA
- a CDS encoding response regulator, which produces MTTTVLIADDEPALTNMYERWLSEYECLVAHGGSEATEILDRRGDDIDVALLDRRMPGRSGDEVLSDIEERNVECRVAMITAVAPSDDIVSMPFDDYVTKPVSAETIRGTVEALLERAEYADVLDRYYTLAAKHAALTDERSAAGLRESEAFAELEAELREVERELTESATFDDHEEFQSLLLEATRGAT; this is translated from the coding sequence ATGACGACGACCGTGTTGATAGCCGACGACGAACCGGCTCTCACGAACATGTACGAGCGGTGGCTGTCGGAGTACGAGTGCCTCGTCGCCCACGGCGGTTCGGAGGCCACGGAGATACTGGACCGCCGCGGCGACGACATCGACGTCGCTCTCCTCGACAGGCGGATGCCCGGCAGGAGCGGCGACGAGGTCCTCTCGGACATCGAGGAGCGGAACGTCGAGTGCCGGGTCGCGATGATAACTGCGGTCGCTCCGAGCGACGACATCGTGAGCATGCCGTTCGACGACTACGTGACCAAGCCGGTCTCGGCCGAGACGATTCGGGGGACGGTCGAGGCGCTGCTCGAACGGGCCGAGTACGCCGACGTGCTCGACCGATACTACACGCTCGCCGCGAAGCACGCCGCGCTGACCGACGAGCGATCAGCCGCGGGACTGCGGGAGAGCGAGGCGTTCGCCGAACTCGAAGCCGAACTCCGAGAGGTCGAGCGCGAACTGACAGAGTCGGCCACGTTCGACGACCACGAGGAGTTCCAGAGCCTCCTCCTCGAAGCGACCCGCGGAGCGACCTGA
- the gatB gene encoding Asp-tRNA(Asn)/Glu-tRNA(Gln) amidotransferase subunit GatB produces the protein MTAQAVQREDLAVVIGLEVHVQLETDTKIFCGCSTDVADAEPNTHTCPVCLGLPGALPVLNEAAVESAVKVGKAIDADIPEETTFHRKNYFYPDLPKGFQITQYDAPVCQDGELDVEVDGERRTVGIQRAHLEEDPGSLQHEGGSIDRADYTLVNYNRAGVPLMEIVTDPDFRGAEEVRAFLAKLEEVLEYLGVFDSQRDGSLRIDANLSVVPADEVGENGEISEEALEDANRTEVKNISSHRGAEKALSYEATRQKNAVKRGREIQQETRHWDEGRGVTVSMRSKEEEKDYRYFREADLPPLQVSDWKQKLDIPELPDARRERFRDEYGLSEEAASKLTSTKQVADFYEDVAGEYAPDLAATWVADNLLGELNYRDMAITDVEGRLDEFMRLIELVADGEITTKNAEEVVLREMLDEGEDPETVIDREGLGKADEGAVEGAVEEAIEENPDAVEDYHDGEGGALNFLVGQVMQKTGGSADPGSVNQLLRERLDE, from the coding sequence ATGACTGCACAGGCTGTCCAGCGGGAGGACCTCGCGGTCGTCATCGGACTGGAGGTCCACGTTCAACTGGAGACGGACACGAAGATCTTCTGTGGCTGTTCGACCGACGTGGCCGACGCCGAACCGAACACCCACACCTGCCCGGTGTGTCTCGGCCTGCCGGGCGCGCTCCCGGTGCTGAACGAGGCCGCCGTGGAGTCGGCGGTCAAGGTGGGGAAGGCCATCGACGCCGACATCCCCGAGGAGACGACGTTCCACCGGAAGAACTACTTCTACCCCGACCTGCCGAAGGGGTTCCAGATAACCCAGTACGACGCGCCGGTCTGTCAGGATGGCGAACTCGACGTGGAGGTCGACGGCGAGCGACGCACGGTGGGCATCCAGCGCGCGCACCTCGAAGAGGACCCCGGGAGCCTCCAGCACGAGGGCGGGAGCATCGACCGCGCAGACTACACGCTCGTCAACTACAACCGCGCCGGAGTACCGCTGATGGAAATCGTGACCGACCCAGACTTCCGCGGCGCGGAGGAGGTCCGGGCCTTCCTCGCGAAACTGGAGGAGGTCCTCGAGTATCTCGGCGTGTTCGACAGCCAGCGCGACGGGAGCCTCCGCATCGACGCCAACCTCAGCGTGGTCCCTGCCGACGAAGTCGGCGAGAACGGCGAAATCAGCGAGGAGGCGCTCGAAGACGCCAATCGGACCGAGGTCAAGAACATCTCCAGCCACAGGGGCGCCGAGAAGGCGCTGTCCTACGAGGCGACCCGCCAGAAGAACGCGGTCAAGCGCGGCCGGGAAATCCAGCAGGAGACCCGCCACTGGGACGAGGGCCGGGGCGTCACCGTCTCGATGCGCTCGAAGGAGGAGGAGAAGGACTACCGCTACTTCCGGGAGGCCGACCTGCCGCCGCTGCAGGTCAGCGACTGGAAGCAGAAACTCGACATCCCGGAACTCCCCGACGCCCGCCGCGAGCGATTCCGCGACGAGTACGGCCTGAGCGAGGAGGCCGCGAGCAAACTCACCTCCACGAAACAGGTCGCGGACTTCTACGAGGACGTGGCCGGCGAGTACGCCCCCGACCTCGCGGCGACGTGGGTCGCCGACAACCTGCTCGGCGAACTCAACTACCGCGACATGGCGATTACGGACGTGGAAGGTCGTCTCGACGAGTTCATGCGCCTCATCGAGTTGGTGGCCGACGGCGAGATTACCACCAAGAACGCCGAAGAGGTCGTCCTCCGCGAGATGTTAGACGAGGGCGAGGACCCCGAGACGGTCATCGACCGCGAGGGTCTCGGCAAGGCCGACGAGGGCGCCGTCGAGGGCGCCGTCGAGGAGGCCATCGAGGAGAACCCCGACGCGGTCGAGGACTACCACGACGGCGAGGGCGGCGCGCTCAACTTCCTCGTCGGGCAGGTCATGCAGAAGACCGGCGGGAGCGCCGACCCCGGTTCGGTGAACCAACTGCTCCGCGAGCGACTGGACGAGTAG
- a CDS encoding sensor histidine kinase: MKVRTKFAVLMLVVTLALSGVVYGQLELAKDRSVAQMRENVDQTAIRTAEQIDAQIRQQKDYVGFHASRPRASNFSRSGEFLRGFLTNPYVFAGQVVAANGTVVAFEGDVAPEVRRQTVGDGIENRTYFERPARTGEIHVTDPERVADSDQHIVIISAPIFEDGEITGVLAAAFPVNEFTFLTMVKPLETDVRTVSVGMGNQTLHESRRSFTDGVSSTATVSSTGWTVRVSRNRATLDARLREMAILQAGSLALVLSLVIGLAVWEYNANIRQAEKLLDGFRALRDGDYDHTPGLSSGEEWSQIREGFTDLADSLATRENELREREQRIQVFNRVLRHNLRNDMTVVVNYAEFVAEESDDPEVRGAAEKIATRGWDLVDLSEKARRLGAGMEGEGTEPVEIDVAAVAADAASAVSEEYPDAEVSVDVPDRQLAAAVPAFDAAVENVCENAVEHNDAADPAVSVSVESTTDDDGEWIRVAVADDGPGIPDHERAVLTDGEETDLDHGSGLGLWLTHWVVERSGGRLSFTENDPSGSVVRMDLRPADDV, translated from the coding sequence ATGAAGGTCCGGACGAAGTTCGCGGTGCTGATGCTGGTCGTCACGCTCGCGCTGAGCGGAGTGGTCTACGGCCAACTCGAACTGGCCAAGGACCGGTCGGTCGCCCAGATGCGCGAGAACGTCGACCAGACCGCGATTCGGACCGCCGAGCAGATAGACGCCCAAATCCGCCAGCAGAAGGACTACGTCGGGTTCCACGCGTCGCGGCCGCGAGCCAGCAACTTCAGTCGCTCCGGCGAGTTCCTCCGCGGGTTCCTGACCAACCCGTACGTGTTCGCCGGACAGGTGGTCGCTGCCAACGGCACCGTCGTCGCCTTCGAGGGCGACGTGGCTCCCGAGGTGCGCCGACAGACCGTCGGCGACGGCATCGAGAATCGGACGTACTTCGAGCGGCCGGCCCGGACGGGCGAGATACACGTCACCGACCCCGAACGCGTCGCGGACAGTGACCAGCACATCGTGATAATCAGCGCGCCCATCTTCGAGGACGGCGAGATAACCGGCGTCCTCGCGGCCGCGTTCCCGGTCAACGAGTTCACGTTCCTCACGATGGTCAAACCGCTGGAGACCGACGTGCGGACGGTCTCGGTCGGGATGGGGAATCAGACGCTTCACGAGTCCCGACGGTCGTTCACCGACGGCGTCTCCAGCACCGCGACAGTCTCCTCGACGGGGTGGACGGTGCGGGTCAGTCGGAACCGGGCGACGCTGGACGCCCGCCTCCGCGAGATGGCGATACTACAGGCGGGGAGTCTCGCACTCGTCCTGTCGCTCGTCATCGGCTTGGCGGTCTGGGAGTACAACGCCAACATCCGTCAGGCGGAGAAACTCCTCGACGGCTTCCGCGCGCTCCGCGACGGCGACTACGACCACACGCCCGGTCTCTCCTCGGGCGAGGAGTGGAGCCAAATACGTGAGGGCTTTACCGACCTCGCCGACTCGCTGGCCACGCGAGAGAACGAACTCCGGGAGCGCGAGCAGCGGATTCAGGTGTTCAACCGCGTCCTGCGCCACAACCTCCGCAACGACATGACCGTCGTGGTCAACTACGCCGAGTTCGTCGCCGAGGAGTCCGACGACCCAGAAGTCCGGGGCGCGGCCGAGAAAATCGCGACTCGCGGGTGGGACCTCGTGGACCTGAGCGAGAAGGCGCGCCGCCTCGGGGCCGGAATGGAGGGCGAGGGCACCGAACCGGTCGAAATCGACGTGGCGGCGGTCGCGGCCGACGCCGCGTCCGCGGTCAGCGAGGAGTACCCGGACGCCGAGGTGTCGGTCGACGTTCCCGACCGGCAGTTGGCGGCGGCCGTCCCCGCGTTCGACGCGGCGGTCGAGAACGTCTGCGAGAACGCGGTCGAACACAACGACGCGGCCGACCCCGCGGTGTCGGTTTCGGTCGAGTCGACGACCGACGACGACGGGGAGTGGATTCGCGTGGCGGTCGCCGACGACGGCCCCGGCATTCCGGACCACGAGCGCGCCGTCCTGACCGACGGCGAGGAGACCGACCTCGACCACGGGAGCGGTCTCGGCCTCTGGTTGACTCACTGGGTCGTCGAGCGGTCGGGCGGCCGACTGTCGTTCACCGAGAACGACCCGTCAGGGTCGGTCGTCCGGATGGACCTGCGGCCCGCGGACGACGTCTGA